The Suricata suricatta isolate VVHF042 chromosome 13, meerkat_22Aug2017_6uvM2_HiC, whole genome shotgun sequence nucleotide sequence CACTTGAAAATACCTTTTTCCATtcattaggttgcctttttgttttgttgattgtttccttcactgtgcagaagttttttatttttgtttagtcccagtagttcatttttgcttttgtttcccttgttgtaggagacaaatctagaaaaatgttgccatgcttcctgtgttctcttctaagatttttatagtttcagatctcacattttaggtctttatctattttggttttatttttgtgtgtggtgttagaaagtgatccagttgcatttttttacatgtagctgttcagttttccaagcaccatttattgaagagactttttacCATCTTGcttttttgtcataaattaattgaccatatgaaTGTGGGTATATAAGTGTGGGTATATTTCTGGGGTTtttattctgttcccttgatctgtatgtctgtttttatgtcagtaccatactatttttatgtttatttgtgagagtgagagcatgagagtgacatggggcttgaacacacaacctgtgatatcatgacctgagccaaagttggacacttaaccaactgagccacccaagcgccccagtaccctactgtttttattattgcagctttgtagtatatcttgaaatctagaattgtgatactTTTAGCATTATTTTGGCAATTTGAGGCCTTTgtagttctatacaaattttagtaccTTTTCCTCTAGTTTTGAgaaaattctgttggtatttttatagtGATTgccttgaatctgtagattgctttgggcagtatggcATTTAATgatattcttccaacccatgagcatgaaatgtctttccagttgtgtcatcttcaattactTTGGttagtgttttaaagtttttagagtacatatttttcacctctttggttaagccTATTCctgaatatttcattctttttggtgcagttataaatagaattgctttcttaatttctctttctgctactttgttactaatgtatagaaaaaataataccaacttctgggtattaattttgtatcctgcgactttactgaattcatttgttacTTCTATTAGTTTTATGGTGAAGTGTCTAAGATTTGATTAACTTTTAAATGGCCTTTTTTACCATATTATAATCAgtaattataaaactattttaaatctatttctgtCTGTgcagctagaaaaaaaattacctttctcTCATTCAATAGGTCTAACAGCCACATTTAGAAAGACAAATTGGTGgtatgtttattataaatataatcctTTTCAGTTTCTTATGTCTACtccctgggttttctcttctttaatgaTAATTGTTGGCAAGTCTGAACCACACTTGAGATTAAAACATAGCTTTTAGTGACTTAATTGAAAATACCTCAAAATAAAGGTTATTAAAAGTTAGTTTAgctttataaagttttaaaatattaaaagttagtTTAGCTTTTAAGAGTTTAAGGtgtatgttttgtttgttctgttgGACATTTTATTTCAGGAGCCGCCTAAAGAAAGACTATGATGATTTCAAAAGACAGCCTGATCATGATAAATTTACTAGAGAACTATGGACTACTGAAGAAGGTGAAGGAGATCCTGGAAAAGAATCTCCTAAAGTAGAAATTAGTAAGTCTGTAGAGGTGACAGAACCTCTAGATATCCTGGAGAAAGATATCTTTGATTCGGGTAGGtattaaaactttctttaaatcaATACTAAAACCACAAAGAGAAGTTTTAGTATCATATGTGGAGGTAAAGAATAATCTGGTTAATGATATATATTGATTAGGAAAATCTCCCATATTTTGAAGGTGTCCCCTGTGTCCTTATTCAGGTTCCTTGAAGTCATTAAATTTCTAGGAGTTTCTGGAATCAGTGCCTGCCTACAAACTGTAGGCATGTCTTTGTTCATTATAGATCACACATCTTTGATAGacagtctctctaaaataagttcatctttttattattactatttttgaaGCACTGTTTTTGATGTTTGATTTAAATGGAATTTGACAAGTCCCTAATCCGTGAAGACTTTTTTATGAGGAATGACCAATGTTGATGGCCTAATGAGACCCCAGAGTAGATATATCATTCTAATAAAGGGGCTAGATTAGGTAATCTGTAAGTCATTTCAGTTTATCACATTATATTATTCTGTAAATCTAGTTATGTAAGAGAAAGTGTGAAAATTTGTGGTTAGTAATTTTTTAACCTGTTGTTTTTCATGTCCTTAGTGACTTGAAAAAGAGCAGCTTCTCATCAACCTAGTTTCACTGATATGAACATAAATTTTTTACTGTAGGAATAATTAACCCCAGAAACTCCTTTAGAGTCTCTGAAAATTAGAATGGAGAACCGTCTCTGATTTCATGATTTCCTTATCTAGAAGAAAAGAACTAGACTCTATTTCTTTCAAATCTAAATTCTGAGCTCTAATTGCTGGCTTGAGTATCTCTTTAAGAGATgtaaatttttctttgtgtttgtattGGCAGCAGAATTAACAGagttggaataaaaataatactagcaTTAATACATAGTTGGGAATGGTTATGCTATCAAGATTGCCATGTCAAAGAACACCTTACCTTAATTTTCCAATCAGTGTGCTGAGACTTTTAAATCACCTTATAGTAGATTTCTTAATAAATTGCCAGTTCCAAGTTTGACGTGCTTTTTTAATAATTGGTCTTATTGCTATTCAGttgttttatttaaacataatgcttgcttttataattttcagatgATATGAAACTGTGTGAAATAGATTTTCCTATGGCCAGAAGCAAGTTGTTGAAAAAGGAATTGCCTTCTAAAGATATTGCAAAGATACTGCCTAAAACACTTAAACGACAGTTAAAACAAACTAATTATCTGGATGATAGCACAAAAGAGCTTTCCCCGAGGAAGAAAGCAAAGTTAAGCACAAATGAGACAACAGTTGAGAATGCAGAAGGTGAGATGCAGATTGattatttgaatgaattaaaGCATACAGAGCCACTCTTTCCAGAGTCCTTTGCCGCAATGGATTCAACACCAGTATCTGTTCTCCAGAAAGGGACCAAACCTATTCAGGCCTTGCTTGCAAAGAATATTGGGAACAAAGTGACCTTAACAAATCAACTGCCCCCTTCCACAGGTAGACCTCCCGCTGCTGTGGAAAAACCAGTTATATCTCCTCCAGAAGCAAGTCCAATAAAGCCAGCATTGACGGGCCACACCAGTACAAAAGGTCCTTTTCAAATGGTATACAAAGTGCCCTGTGGCCCGTGGTTGCCTATAGATCTCCATAACAGCTCTGTAAAGATTCAGATGCAACCTGTGCTAGATTCtaaaacaggagagaaaatcATGCAACAGGTTCTCATTCTGCCTAAGAATTTTGTGATTCAGcccaaggaagagaaagcagtTTCAAAAGAAATACCACCACTTCAACAGAAAGGTACAGAACAACATTGTTCATCTTCCCCACAGACAGCAAATGTAAACTCTTCTTTAGCATCAGTTCTTGTCAGCTCAGCAGGAACTGTTTCTACCCAACTACCCGATATACTTTTCAATAAGACAGTTACACCTTTATCAAATGTGAGTAATGATAGGCCACAGCCTTTGTTGCCTGTAACCTCCGTAAGTAATTTGTTAACACCACCAGTTAAGATTAGCCAGAGTGAGTCAGGAAGAGTCAAGAATGCAGTTTCAGAAGCCACATTTCCCCAGCCCATTGTTTCATCCACCATGTCCTCAGCAGTTCAGCCTCTGTTATCAACAGCAACACTAAGTGGATCTACAAATCCTGGTAGTTCCTTCAACTCTTTTGCACAACAAACAGCTGATTCTTCTGAAGTAAAGCAAGAACTGAAAACTGTGTGTATAAGAGATTCACAGTCAATTCTTGTTAGGACACGAGGTGGGAACACTGGAGTTGTAAAAGTACAGACCAGTCCAGATCAAAGTTCACCTAATAGCTTATCTCCAAGTTCAGTTTTTACTTTTGCTCCTCAGCTTCAGGCATTTCTGGTATCCAAATCAACAACTTCATCATCCTCTGTTTTTTCACCCTCAGTTGGAATGACTACTACATCTAGTCTCCCATCTTTTAGCCAAACACAAACTTCTGATTCCATTCCAGCTGGCTTTAATCCATCAGTAGGAAAGAATCGCAAGCTTACATTAGGCCAACCTTCCTGCAGTGATAATTTGGGCCACATGATAGATAAAGCTTCACATATGCCTCCTTCTCCCTTAAAGTCCTCTCTTTCTTCTGGCACTCTACTATCATCAACAGCAAATAATTCAGTAAGTGTAATTAGCATATCAACAGGAAATTTTGGACAAACCAAATCAAATGTTATTCATACTCCAAATAAACAACAGGTAGATTATTTCACAAAAAGTTTCCCTGTTACAAGGTcagaaacaacagcagcaacaaatgGTGATGTGATCAGTGGCACTGCAGTACACAAACTTATGCTGGTGTCAGCTCCATCTGTTCTTTCTTCCAGCAGTGGAACTGCAACTAATATGACACCTGCACCAACATCTACAGGGGTTTCTGCTCagaaattagtttttattaatgCTCCAATTCCCAGTGGCACTTCAACTATTGTGGCAGAACCATTAAAACaaactctttctccccccttGAATAAAACATACGTTAAGACTCCAGAACAACCCCAGATAGTACTAATTCCATCAACAGTGGGAgcaccaataaaaataaattcatcacCAACTGTATCTcagataaaagatataaaaattggaCTAAACATAGGTCAAGCAATTGTAAACACTTCCGGCAGTGTACCAGCCATACCATCAATTAACATATTGCAAAATGTAatcccaaaaggagaagaaaaaagtaccAAGGGATATGTTTTGCCATTGTCAACAAGTGGTAATTCAATTCCTATAAGCTCAAATTTTGTGAATCAAAATATTACTCCTCTTAATGAATCAATGGCTTCTGCAGCAAGAGCACTAAACACATTTTCAGTAACAGGAGCAAACATGTCTGTGGGTTCTCTTTCAATGACCTCAACCTCTGCTTCAGTTGGGACACGACCTCCTGTTTTAGTCAGTGGAAATGATACCTCTTCAAGAATTATGCCTATTTTGTCAAATAGACTTTGCACCTCAAATCTTGGAACCACTGTGGCTATATCAACTGTGAAAACAGGACATCTTGCATCATCTGTTCTGATTTCAACTACACAACCAATAGTGTCCCCTAAATGTTTAACATCAGCTTTGCAGATCCCTGTTACTGTTGCCTTACCTACACCTGTGACTGTATCCTCTAAAGTAATCAACACAGTTCCACAAGTGGCAACTGTACCAGGAGCCACATGCTCTATATCTCTTTCTAAAAGACAATCACGGACTTCTGTACAGTTTCAGTCACCAGGGATTTTAACTTCAGTGCCaacaaatacaaacacaaataaaccTCAAACTGAATTGCCATCCCTTTCACAAAGTCTaggtaaaataattaatatttccaGTTTTGCTTCTCTGCCAAACCAGCAAATGTCCTCTGCTTTAGTAAAATCAACCTCCAGTTACAGTTCTGCTCCGGGTGGCTCTGCCATTCACACTGCTACAGCACCATCAAATGTAAATAGTGTGATAGGGGGTCAATTCAGTGAACCTTATATTCAGCAAAAAATAGTTATCAACACCAATACACCTTTGGCACCTGGTACTCAGATCATGATTAATGGAACCCGGTTTATTGTTCCACCACAAGGTCTTGGAGTTGGCAGCCATGTTCTTCTTATATCTGCTAATCCAAAATATGGACCTCCCTTAGTTCTTAACAGTGGCCAAGGCCTTCCAGCTATATCAGTAGATAATCCTGCCCAGAAGATCACACTAGCATCAAAAAATTCTTTAAGTGGGCAGCCTTTGAAGCATTCTCTAAACAGTTCTACAAAAATTGTAAATTCTCTTGGGAATGTCAGTCCTCTACCCACAATACATACAACACCACAGATCATAAACACAACTGCTAAAGTTTCTGTTTCACTTCCCACACCAACAGTGTCATTGTCTTCGGTAATTAAGTCTCCTCCAGCTACTCTCTTGGCTAAGACGTCTTTGGTTTCTGCTATTTGCTCTACTAATCCTCCATTGCCAAGTAGCACATCAGTATTTCATCTAGACACATCAGTCAAAA carries:
- the KIAA2026 gene encoding uncharacterized protein KIAA2026 homolog; amino-acid sequence: MTSLVRATRRSRGQSLNPSRCFCVAGREAKEVGGAVLLRMRTVDGDVVARPRAHSARRLLLPGTPQVERGGSECKGEEVEPQLPQPSAAAPFGTAKRRILTSSSPPPNPTTAGPEGVGLRGCGSPAGPGSGPRSRVPRRLERPFHTAQLGFSGAVSVPETPGEMEPAGEEELPPPAAKEEDYEEMAVAVPASVPTQGSSAPLREDEDDEEEEEEAMVVVGGGCKEQEVTYELQQGYRILGEFLQEKHRGLTAPFLQPLGGVAIGEDEAAEGQRSGGRGGRALPQQLGQGVCLLKMEEKFAGGQYRGITEFVADFRLMLETCYRLHGVDHWISKQGQKLEMMLEQKLALLSRHLREKTTIAVTSRGYYGLEDEKGTACTSTRRRSTPRSLAGLTSGVFESIMVQVLRQEEQLRAKEEKRLREQERKEAEEASQKEMEEWERKLLAQAAPTCMETMWEIPAIGHFLCLAQQILNLPEIVFYELERCLLMPQCNAFLSKIMTSLLSPPHRRPTLHRRPTLPYRTWEAALRQKVQQWYTAVGQTENPDNCAEKLGLCPQFFKVLGEVNPLEEKPFHELPFYQKVWLLKGLCDFVYETQKEVQDAVLGQPIHECREVILGYDYLENAYVHFPQFCGADVRIYKQRPFQAPEFPVPPIKIQRIPRLKLEKLKCDYVSTSNGEHRCSIGLSSAFRKEPETNFDTTWGSTKMNLDNHDISVEMKVKSSCEIRICRPCEIKKTDCYKENLEEPGSPGEVTGFEEPLSPGEIRFIENQEKYSEASRIKPEPSPLKENALKSCQMHVNGSHSDHPEINCHKVVRDILLEQSLQSHKRIKLTKMRAKKKKKKKKKLKDVLNENLQRKRESLHSLAFKSYKPEIQNKLLIIKKKAKHKKHKSGKKSLSKKAITKKRKTVTKSPTVPEFQLICTNLDELRELITKIENELKDLENNRKKSGRWYHRRQAVKELHGTLIRLLNELLPWEPKLMKAFQRNRSRLKKDYDDFKRQPDHDKFTRELWTTEEGEGDPGKESPKVEISKSVEVTEPLDILEKDIFDSDDMKLCEIDFPMARSKLLKKELPSKDIAKILPKTLKRQLKQTNYLDDSTKELSPRKKAKLSTNETTVENAEGEMQIDYLNELKHTEPLFPESFAAMDSTPVSVLQKGTKPIQALLAKNIGNKVTLTNQLPPSTGRPPAAVEKPVISPPEASPIKPALTGHTSTKGPFQMVYKVPCGPWLPIDLHNSSVKIQMQPVLDSKTGEKIMQQVLILPKNFVIQPKEEKAVSKEIPPLQQKGTEQHCSSSPQTANVNSSLASVLVSSAGTVSTQLPDILFNKTVTPLSNVSNDRPQPLLPVTSVSNLLTPPVKISQSESGRVKNAVSEATFPQPIVSSTMSSAVQPLLSTATLSGSTNPGSSFNSFAQQTADSSEVKQELKTVCIRDSQSILVRTRGGNTGVVKVQTSPDQSSPNSLSPSSVFTFAPQLQAFLVSKSTTSSSSVFSPSVGMTTTSSLPSFSQTQTSDSIPAGFNPSVGKNRKLTLGQPSCSDNLGHMIDKASHMPPSPLKSSLSSGTLLSSTANNSVSVISISTGNFGQTKSNVIHTPNKQQVDYFTKSFPVTRSETTAATNGDVISGTAVHKLMLVSAPSVLSSSSGTATNMTPAPTSTGVSAQKLVFINAPIPSGTSTIVAEPLKQTLSPPLNKTYVKTPEQPQIVLIPSTVGAPIKINSSPTVSQIKDIKIGLNIGQAIVNTSGSVPAIPSINILQNVIPKGEEKSTKGYVLPLSTSGNSIPISSNFVNQNITPLNESMASAARALNTFSVTGANMSVGSLSMTSTSASVGTRPPVLVSGNDTSSRIMPILSNRLCTSNLGTTVAISTVKTGHLASSVLISTTQPIVSPKCLTSALQIPVTVALPTPVTVSSKVINTVPQVATVPGATCSISLSKRQSRTSVQFQSPGILTSVPTNTNTNKPQTELPSLSQSLGKIINISSFASLPNQQMSSALVKSTSSYSSAPGGSAIHTATAPSNVNSVIGGQFSEPYIQQKIVINTNTPLAPGTQIMINGTRFIVPPQGLGVGSHVLLISANPKYGPPLVLNSGQGLPAISVDNPAQKITLASKNSLSGQPLKHSLNSSTKIVNSLGNVSPLPTIHTTPQIINTTAKVSVSLPTPTVSLSSVIKSPPATLLAKTSLVSAICSTNPPLPSSTSVFHLDTSVKKLLVSPEGAILNAINPPASKVSSLSSSLSQVVVSGSGNPASVFPAFHSSDLEKPDTAAS